The Antechinus flavipes isolate AdamAnt ecotype Samford, QLD, Australia chromosome 4, AdamAnt_v2, whole genome shotgun sequence genomic interval TGGGGAGGGGGCTTCTCAAAGTTCTCATCTAGCAGCATTGGGGTCTGGATTGGTACGAGAAGATCCCTGGGGAGAGATTGGTTGGTTTTAGGAATCTTGAGCCACTACTTGGCAGGCAAAAAACTCAACCACCCAGGACCATGCTACCATGACTTAAAAACCCTAAGGAGTCCTAATAAAAAGCAGTATAATTTCAGTCCTGAGAAAAGATCCCCCATACTCAGAGGGGAGCCTAGACCTAAGTAAGCCCTGCTTTGGACTTTCCAGGTATCCTCAGATCCTGGCCCCATCTTCTAAGGCTAAGTGGGACAAAAAAAGACAAGCTCTAATTCGTTCCCTATTATACTACTTTGCGACAAAACAGAGTATGGGGAATTACTATGGGCATTTATTGGCAAGCAgaaagcctggattcaaatctgggctTTCTCACTATCTTGGATGATCTTAAGCaagttatttcactttatttttctcatctgtaaaatgaaatgttagGACTCTGGCTCTAAATCAAGAATCCTGGGGTTGAGAGTGGCTAATTCATTTGTGCTCCCTGCAAATAAGAGTCATCTTTGGGGTTTCACATCAGAGATCCCCAGGCCTATTTGCTTGAGTATATATAACAAAATGACACACAAATTCAGTATACTTAGAACATATTTTACAACATAAAACGAACCACTCCCTGCCTTGGGCTGAACCCTGGCGGACAAGAGGGTAACGGGGTATCTTGCTTCATGGCTTAAGGCTAGCTGGGATTAAGGGAATGAATAAGATGTCAGAAGGATCTTTCAGCTGTAATACAGGCTTAGATAGGCCACACGATTCCGATGTATCCTGAACTCTCTGTCTGTTATGAGCTGTAATGAAAATAATGCTTGTAAGTATCATGTATTCAAATATTCATTCCCTCCCCTAGTGCTCCAAGGACACTGTCCTCTGTCCTTAGTTCTAGCTGTAAGAACTTGTGTTGTTTCTGGGGAATACCTAATCactcaaatgaaaaatgacaaatgtaaatTTACATTTACATGGTCCACAGTAATATTTCTCTCGCTCTGAATTCCCTTATCACTTAGAGATGGACATTATATATACGAAAGAATTCCCTTATTACTTAGAGCtggacattatatatatatatataatatatatatgttgtcttaGAATTATtctctgattatatatatatatgtgtgtgtgtgtgtgtgtgtatatatgtatatatatgttgttttagAATTATTACCTGATTTCCTGATATTTGTACCCAGATCATAAATCATAGATTTGTGTGTGGGAGGATGCgtttagagatcatctaactTAATTGACATTTTTCTAGCAAATGGACTTTAAACTTCTTGCGGGTAGATAAGTCTTGTGCATAATCTGCCATGGTGACGTGCACACTTAAAAAgtctgttgaatgaatgaatatgtctCTAATTCATACCTCCGTTTTTAGGGTTCTTTTCTTTAGGACTGGCACTTGATCCCAATCTGGAGACCCAAATTTCATTGGCCAGACGATTTTCCGGGAAAAGTGGTACTGTGGATTGTAGGTTCCAGGGCTGGGGAGACAAATTCATaccatttttcatatatttgttaaCATCTATGAAAACCCATGCATTCTTAGGACTCTGACTATAGGGAAAGCCTGATTGATTAATTTCCTGTTTgggtgggaaggaaggggggatCTTTAGCTAGATGTTTCACTGAATGCTAAAATCTAAGATGCTCTGTTTTTCTTAGTACCAGGGTCCCCAGAACAAAACATTTCTATGACTATTTTATACCAAGAGATAGCTGGGGAGCCACAAGATTATGAGTTTTATGACTAATGACAGGTATTCAAGATGAAGTTGGGCAGTTCAGCCTAGAGATCTACCATAAGGCAACAGGGGTTCTTTATGCGGGGTTAATaaactcttaaaatattttgacaacaatttcagaatattgtttttcttgaaacactttgtattttattttatccatttaaaaacattaaaagggaTCCAGAAGCTTTAGCCAAACTAGcaaagggatataaaaaaagtttaagaactgtTGGGTTTGTTAAACCCACTGATAATTAAGGAACAGATATTGGGAATACCCACAGAACTACAGATAAAATTTGTGgtacttttttcatctttcattccTTGCTAGGAAGGTGTAATTATTCTAGGGAGGgtaaatatttcatgttttctctgGGGGGATTTAAATAGAGGATGAATGACTAACTTTGACAGTTTGACCATCCTTAGCTGGCTACTTTCCTTATTGTTGTGGTGGTATTTAAGAAAATCAAAGACTTGACATACCCAGGGAAATATGATGACTCTGTGGGTCTCTCATCAAATCGAGTTGAGATGGAGTTAAATGGAGCATAAGGAGGAAGAATACAACGGGACTTAACATTTTGTACATCATATGAAACTGGAGCGGGCAACAGCTCCTATTTATAAGAAAATAGAATCATTGAATAGATTTTACATAAACAAAGATGGGCTACACAGGCTTCAATGGTGATGGTTGGGGAAAGGTGGTGGTATAGACCTGGAAGACAGTCAACCCCAAGCTAAATATGAATTGACTCTAGAGGACCATGTGGCCCCATCCAACAGAGTAGGATTGGGGAAAAAGCACAAAGTATGTGTCAAATAGTTTCCTTCCTACAAGGAAAAGCTAAAGAAGTAAGCCTATGGAGGCAGCTATAGttggagttagaagaaaaagaaattcagattcTTATTCTGttctcattagctatgtgactttgggcaagccacaTCAGTAAAGTAATTAGTTTCTCAGTCTATAAAGtgctgttttttctctctctccctccctcccttccatcctccctccctcccttccttttttccttccttccttgcttccttccttctcctcctccttctttcttcttcttcctctcttcccttttcttctctctcctctttcttccttttcttcttcctctcctccttctctcttttcttcttcctcttctccttctcccttttcttcttcctctcctccttctcccttttcttcttcctctcctccttccttttcttcttcctctcctccttctcccttttcttcttcctctcctccttccttttcttcttcctctcctccttctccttcttcttttttcttcttcttcctgttcttcacctcctccttttttcttcttccttcttcttcttcttcttcttcttcttcttcttcttcttcttcttcttcttcttcttcttcttcttcttcttcttcttcttcttcctctcctcctcttcctcctcctcctcctcctcctcctcctcctcctcttcctcctcctccttcttttcaaCAGATATTATCTACCTCACAGACTTCTGAGGAATTATTGGGATAAAAATGCAATgtgttttgaaaaccttaaagttctaaATGATTGttattgctcagtcatttcaaactctttgtgatcccatttggggttttcttggtaaaattaTTCAAgaagtttgttatttccttctccggGCCAttataaagataaggaaactgaggaaaatagggttaagtgtgTACCCAAGGTCATACTgctcataaatgtctgaggccagatttgaattcacatagGTGACTCAATCTGATTTTAACCTACTGCTTCATTGTTTGTGCCTTCTAGATATCccaatacaaataataataatttaccaattatttgaagaaagccctttgaaagaaggagaaagaaggggga includes:
- the PIFO gene encoding protein pitchfork isoform X2, with amino-acid sequence MNWEWELSEAQMKYCFGSCQPRKIFPHHHPPNRVGIKNVPIRGAPHRGPGCYLHEEKNNLAYNLAKTPTSNKGYIIGSRTSRRFKSDSKELLPAPVSYDVQNVKSRCILPPYAPFNSISTRFDERPTESSYFPGPGTYNPQYHFSRKIVWPMKFGSPDWDQVPVLKKRTLKTELITDREFRIHRNRVAYLSLYYS
- the PIFO gene encoding protein pitchfork isoform X1, encoding MEWVEWGRDSQRRVEMEDFWSDEEDVYEAQMKYCFGSCQPRKIFPHHHPPNRVGIKNVPIRGAPHRGPGCYLHEEKNNLAYNLAKTPTSNKGYIIGSRTSRRFKSDSKELLPAPVSYDVQNVKSRCILPPYAPFNSISTRFDERPTESSYFPGPGTYNPQYHFSRKIVWPMKFGSPDWDQVPVLKKRTLKTELITDREFRIHRNRVAYLSLYYS